Proteins from a genomic interval of Streptococcus oralis:
- the gndA gene encoding NADP-dependent phosphogluconate dehydrogenase — protein sequence MTKANFGVVGMAVMGRNLALNIESRGYTVAIYNRSKEKTEDVIACHPEKNFVPSYDVESFVNSIEKPRRIMLMVQAGPGTDATIQALLPHLDKGDILIDGGNTFYKDTIRRNEELANSGINFIGTGVSGGEKGALEGPSIMPGGQKEAYELVADVLEEISAKAPEDGKPCVTYIGPDGAGHYVKMVHNGIEYGDMQLIAESYDLMQHLLGLSAEDMAEIFTEWNKGELDSYLIEITADILSRKDDEGQDGPIVDYILDAAGNKGTGKWTSQSALDLGVPLSLITESVFARYISTYKEERVHASKVLPKPAAFKFEGDKAELIEKIRQALYFSKIISYAQGFAQLRVASKENNWNLPFADIASIWRDGCIIRSRFLQKITDAYNRDADLANLLLDEYFLDVTAKYQQAVRDIVALAVQAGVPVPTFSAAITYFDSYRSADLPANLIQAQRDYFGAHTYQRKDKEGIFHYSWYDEK from the coding sequence ATGACAAAAGCTAACTTTGGTGTCGTAGGTATGGCCGTAATGGGTCGTAACCTTGCCCTAAATATCGAATCTCGTGGTTATACAGTTGCCATTTACAACCGTAGTAAAGAAAAAACAGAAGACGTGATTGCTTGCCATCCTGAAAAGAACTTTGTGCCAAGCTATGACGTGGAAAGCTTTGTAAACTCAATCGAAAAACCTCGTCGTATCATGCTCATGGTTCAAGCTGGACCTGGTACAGATGCTACAATTCAAGCCCTTCTTCCACACCTCGACAAGGGTGATATCTTGATTGACGGAGGAAACACTTTCTATAAAGATACCATCCGTCGTAATGAAGAATTGGCAAACTCAGGGATCAACTTTATCGGTACTGGAGTTTCCGGTGGTGAAAAAGGTGCCCTTGAAGGTCCTTCTATCATGCCTGGTGGACAAAAAGAAGCCTACGAATTGGTTGCTGATGTTCTTGAAGAAATCTCAGCTAAAGCACCAGAAGATGGCAAACCATGTGTGACTTACATCGGTCCTGATGGAGCTGGTCACTATGTAAAAATGGTTCACAACGGTATCGAGTATGGTGACATGCAATTAATCGCAGAAAGCTATGACTTGATGCAACACTTGCTTGGTCTTTCTGCAGAAGATATGGCTGAAATCTTTACTGAGTGGAACAAGGGTGAATTGGACAGCTACTTGATCGAAATCACAGCTGATATCTTGAGCCGTAAAGACGATGAAGGTCAGGATGGACCAATCGTAGACTATATCCTTGATGCTGCAGGGAACAAGGGAACTGGTAAATGGACTAGCCAATCAGCTCTTGACCTTGGTGTGCCATTGTCACTCATCACTGAATCAGTATTTGCTCGCTACATTTCAACTTACAAAGAAGAACGTGTGCATGCAAGCAAGGTTCTTCCAAAACCAGCTGCCTTCAAATTTGAAGGAGACAAGGCTGAGTTGATCGAAAAGATCCGTCAAGCACTTTACTTCTCAAAAATTATCTCATACGCACAAGGATTTGCCCAATTGCGTGTGGCTTCTAAAGAAAATAACTGGAACTTGCCATTTGCAGACATCGCCTCTATCTGGCGTGATGGCTGTATCATCCGTTCTCGTTTCTTGCAAAAGATCACAGATGCCTACAACCGTGATGCAGACCTTGCAAACCTTCTCTTGGATGAGTACTTCTTGGATGTTACTGCCAAGTACCAACAAGCAGTTCGTGATATCGTAGCTCTTGCTGTTCAAGCTGGTGTACCAGTGCCAACTTTCTCAGCAGCTATTACTTACTTTGATAGCTATCGTTCAGCAGACCTTCCTGCTAACTTAATCCAAGCACAACGTGACTACTTTGGTGCCCATACTTACCAACGTAAAGACAAAGAAGGAATCTTCCACTACTCTTGGTATGACGAAAAATAA
- the mapZ gene encoding cell division site-positioning protein MapZ, with amino-acid sequence MSKKRHDRHKKEQQEPQFDFDKAKDLTVGQAIRKNEEVEAGVLPEDNILDKYIKRHREEIEADKFETRQFEKEELASTRNLEELIQEVRETSELSGEVEGSDVVSEESIEEIDNEETTQFVPPLQDEESTEIEPLVLTETASKEMNEENEEQEETYTSLSRSVQTEPETGSKKKRVITIVSVVAAILVLAGTYYVYRQVSRSNQEIQSSQASSGNQESQTDLQEFNTLYDSFYTDANKTALKNSQFDKLSQLKNLLDKLEGSRDYTLAKSKYDSLATQIKAIQDINALFESPAITDGVLDTNAKAKADAKFTEVKTGNTELDKLLAQAISLGKSQQTSASSSSSSSSQASSSSATENNASSTTPSTSTTAPARDTNGGLSGDGVNLQRGLSRVPYNQSAVDDSNNPAWTFADGVLEQILATSRARGYITGNQYILERVNIVNGNGYYNLYKPDGTYLFTLNCKTGYFVGNGSGHADDLDY; translated from the coding sequence ATGAGCAAGAAAAGACATGATCGTCATAAAAAAGAACAGCAAGAGCCACAATTCGACTTTGACAAAGCAAAAGATTTGACTGTTGGTCAAGCAATTCGTAAGAATGAAGAGGTTGAGGCTGGAGTATTGCCTGAAGATAATATCTTGGACAAATACATCAAACGGCACCGCGAAGAGATCGAGGCAGATAAGTTCGAAACTCGTCAGTTTGAAAAAGAAGAATTGGCTTCTACTCGAAACTTAGAGGAATTGATCCAAGAAGTTCGTGAAACAAGTGAACTTTCTGGAGAGGTAGAAGGTTCAGATGTGGTTTCCGAGGAATCTATTGAAGAGATAGACAATGAAGAAACTACTCAGTTTGTTCCTCCACTTCAAGATGAAGAAAGTACTGAAATAGAGCCTCTCGTTTTAACAGAAACAGCATCCAAGGAAATGAATGAGGAAAATGAGGAACAAGAAGAAACCTACACTTCCCTATCACGATCAGTACAGACGGAACCTGAAACAGGCTCTAAAAAGAAACGTGTGATTACCATCGTTTCTGTGGTAGCTGCGATTCTTGTTCTTGCTGGGACGTATTATGTCTACCGTCAGGTATCTCGTTCAAACCAAGAAATTCAGTCTTCTCAAGCATCTTCAGGAAATCAAGAATCGCAAACCGACTTGCAAGAGTTCAATACGCTTTATGACTCCTTCTATACAGATGCCAATAAGACTGCTTTAAAAAATAGCCAGTTCGATAAGTTGAGCCAGCTAAAAAACTTGCTAGATAAGTTAGAAGGTAGCCGTGATTATACACTAGCTAAGTCAAAATACGATAGCCTAGCAACTCAAATCAAGGCCATTCAAGATATCAATGCCCTCTTTGAAAGTCCAGCTATTACTGACGGTGTCTTGGATACCAATGCTAAAGCCAAGGCGGATGCTAAGTTCACGGAAGTTAAAACGGGAAATACAGAGCTTGATAAACTGTTAGCTCAGGCGATTAGCCTTGGTAAGAGCCAACAAACCAGTGCTTCCAGCTCAAGTTCCAGCTCAAGTCAAGCAAGTTCAAGTTCCGCTACAGAAAACAATGCAAGCAGTACGACGCCTTCAACAAGCACTACGGCACCAGCTAGAGATACAAATGGTGGTTTATCTGGTGATGGTGTAAATCTACAGAGAGGACTTAGTCGTGTACCGTATAACCAATCAGCTGTAGACGATAGCAACAATCCTGCCTGGACGTTTGCAGATGGTGTATTGGAACAGATCCTAGCAACATCACGTGCACGTGGCTACATCACTGGCAACCAATACATTCTCGAACGTGTCAATATTGTAAACGGAAACGGCTATTACAACCTCTACAAACCGGATGGAACCTACCTCTTCACCCTCAACTGTAAGACGGGTTACTTTGTAGGGAATGGTTCTGGTCATGCAGATGACTTGGACTATTAG
- a CDS encoding THUMP domain-containing class I SAM-dependent RNA methyltransferase: MKEQFNLIATAAAGLEAVVGREVRELGYDCQVENGRVRFHGDVRAIIKTNLWLRAADRIKIVVGSFPAKTFEELFQGVFALDWENYLPLGARFPISKAKCVKSKLHNEPSVQAISKKAVVKKLQKHYARPEGVPLMETGPEFKIEVSILKDVATVMIDTTGSSLFKRGYRTEKGGAPIKENMAAAILQLSNWYPDKPLIDPTCGSGTFCIEAAMIAKKMAPGLRRSFAFEEWNWVSDRLIQEVRTDAAKKIDRELELDIMGCDIDARMVEIAKANAQAAGVAGDITFKQMRVQDLRSDKVNGVIISNPPYGERLSDDAGVTKLYAEMGQVFAPLKTWSKFILTSDEAFESKYGSPADKKRKLYNGTLKVDLYQYFGQRVKRQEVK; encoded by the coding sequence ATGAAAGAACAATTTAATTTAATCGCAACTGCTGCAGCGGGTCTTGAGGCTGTCGTTGGACGTGAGGTGCGAGAATTAGGCTATGATTGCCAGGTTGAAAACGGCCGTGTTCGTTTCCACGGTGATGTGCGGGCAATCATTAAGACCAATCTTTGGCTTCGTGCAGCGGATCGCATCAAGATTGTAGTTGGAAGCTTCCCTGCAAAGACCTTTGAAGAGCTCTTTCAAGGAGTTTTTGCTCTAGATTGGGAAAACTATCTCCCACTTGGGGCGCGTTTCCCGATTTCAAAGGCCAAATGTGTTAAGTCTAAACTTCATAACGAGCCCAGTGTTCAGGCTATTTCTAAGAAAGCTGTTGTGAAGAAATTACAAAAACACTATGCCCGCCCAGAAGGAGTTCCTTTGATGGAAACTGGTCCTGAGTTTAAGATTGAGGTATCTATCCTGAAAGATGTGGCAACTGTCATGATTGACACGACAGGTTCTAGCCTTTTTAAACGTGGTTATCGTACGGAAAAGGGTGGAGCGCCTATCAAAGAAAACATGGCAGCAGCCATTTTACAACTCTCAAACTGGTATCCAGACAAGCCCTTGATTGATCCGACCTGTGGTTCAGGAACCTTCTGTATCGAGGCGGCTATGATAGCTAAGAAGATGGCCCCTGGTCTTCGCCGTTCCTTTGCTTTTGAAGAATGGAACTGGGTCAGCGATCGGTTAATTCAAGAAGTGCGTACGGATGCTGCCAAGAAAATTGACCGTGAACTGGAACTGGATATCATGGGCTGTGATATAGACGCTCGTATGGTTGAAATTGCCAAGGCAAATGCTCAAGCAGCAGGTGTGGCAGGTGATATCACCTTTAAACAAATGCGGGTACAAGACTTGCGCTCGGACAAGGTAAATGGTGTCATCATCTCCAATCCTCCATATGGTGAGCGTTTGTCTGATGATGCAGGAGTTACCAAGCTCTATGCTGAGATGGGACAGGTGTTTGCGCCACTGAAAACCTGGAGTAAATTTATCCTGACCAGTGATGAAGCATTTGAAAGTAAGTACGGAAGCCCAGCTGATAAAAAACGAAAACTGTATAACGGGACCTTAAAAGTGGATTTGTATCAGTACTTTGGTCAGCGTGTGAAACGCCAAGAGGTAAAATAG
- the gpsB gene encoding cell division regulator GpsB, whose protein sequence is MASIIFSAKDIFEQEFGREVRGYSKAEVDEFLDDVIKDYETYAALVKSLRQEIADLKDELSRKPQSVPTQPDSIEVTASTSMTNFDILKRLNRLEKEVFGKQILDNEDV, encoded by the coding sequence ATGGCAAGTATTATATTTTCAGCAAAAGATATTTTTGAACAAGAGTTTGGACGTGAAGTACGTGGATACAGTAAAGCAGAGGTGGATGAATTCCTCGATGATGTGATTAAGGATTATGAGACTTATGCGGCTTTGGTCAAATCTCTTCGTCAAGAGATAGCGGATTTGAAGGATGAATTGTCTCGTAAACCACAGTCAGTTCCCACTCAGCCTGATTCTATCGAAGTTACCGCTTCTACCTCGATGACAAACTTTGATATCTTGAAACGATTGAATCGACTTGAAAAAGAAGTGTTTGGTAAACAAATTTTAGACAATGAAGATGTATAA
- a CDS encoding SLOG family protein has translation MTSALILGYSAFDLGLFNDKDIRVDIIKTAIRRDLERLAEDGVNWLVFTGALGFEYWVLQVAKDMKIDYGFQLATIFDFETHGSNWNEANQVKLSEFKQVDFVKYAYSQYEHKGQLRDYQKFLLENTDICYLFYDEENKTKLQYFYQMMKNQADYVTRQLTFDELNELAENFSEK, from the coding sequence ATGACATCAGCCTTGATTTTAGGCTATTCAGCCTTCGACCTTGGTCTCTTTAATGACAAGGATATTCGCGTTGATATTATCAAAACAGCTATTCGGAGAGACCTGGAACGTCTAGCAGAGGATGGGGTGAACTGGCTTGTCTTTACTGGGGCTCTGGGTTTTGAGTACTGGGTACTTCAGGTGGCGAAAGACATGAAAATAGACTATGGATTTCAGCTGGCGACCATTTTTGATTTTGAAACCCATGGCAGTAACTGGAATGAAGCCAATCAAGTGAAGTTGAGCGAATTCAAGCAAGTTGATTTTGTCAAATATGCCTATTCACAGTATGAACACAAGGGACAACTACGTGATTATCAGAAATTTTTACTAGAGAACACAGATATTTGCTATCTTTTTTATGATGAAGAAAACAAAACTAAGTTACAATATTTTTACCAAATGATGAAAAATCAAGCGGACTATGTTACAAGGCAATTAACATTTGATGAGTTAAATGAACTAGCAGAAAATTTTTCTGAAAAGTAA
- the recU gene encoding Holliday junction resolvase RecU, whose protein sequence is MVNYPHKISSPKRQAPLSQTKNFANRGMSFEKMINATNDYYLSHGMAVIHKKPTPIQIVRVDYPQRSRAKIVEAYFRQASTTDYSGVYEGYYIDFEAKETRQKHAIPMKNFHLHQIQHMEQVLAQQGICFVLLHFSSQQETYLLPAVDLIRFYHQDKGQKSMPLGYIRENGYRIELGAFPQIPYLDIIKEHLLGGKTR, encoded by the coding sequence ATGGTCAACTATCCACATAAAATTTCATCTCCGAAGAGACAAGCGCCCCTTTCACAAACTAAAAATTTCGCAAATCGGGGAATGTCTTTTGAAAAGATGATCAACGCTACGAACGATTATTACTTGTCGCATGGGATGGCAGTGATTCACAAGAAACCGACTCCCATCCAAATCGTACGTGTCGACTATCCCCAACGAAGTCGAGCCAAGATCGTTGAAGCCTACTTTAGACAAGCTTCAACCACAGACTATTCAGGGGTTTATGAGGGATACTACATCGACTTTGAAGCAAAGGAAACCAGGCAAAAACATGCGATTCCGATGAAGAATTTTCATCTTCATCAGATCCAGCATATGGAACAAGTCCTTGCCCAGCAAGGAATCTGCTTTGTACTCCTTCACTTTTCTTCTCAGCAAGAAACCTACTTATTACCGGCTGTTGACCTGATTCGTTTCTATCATCAAGATAAGGGACAAAAGTCAATGCCACTTGGATATATTCGAGAAAATGGATATAGGATTGAGCTGGGTGCCTTTCCCCAGATTCCCTATCTCGATATTATCAAAGAACATTTACTAGGTGGTAAAACAAGATGA
- the pbp1a gene encoding penicillin-binding protein PBP1A, which translates to MNKQTILRIAKYISICFLTVFIAAIMLGGGLFLYYVSKTPALSESKLVATTSSKIYDNNDELIADLGSERRVNAQANEIPTDLVNAIVSIEDHRFFNHRGIDTIRILGATLRNLRGGGGLQGASTLTQQLIKLTYFSTSTSDQTLSRKAQEAWLAVQLEQKATKQEILTYYINKVYMSNGNYGMQTASQSYYGKDLKDLSIPQLALLAGMPQAPNQYDPYSHPEAAQERRNLVLSEMKGQGYITAEQYEKAINTPITDGLQSLKSANSYPPYMDNYLKEVIDQVEQETGYNLLTTGMEVYTNVDSKVQQRLWDIYNTDEYVNYPDDELQVASTIVDVTNGKVIAQLGSRHQSSNVSFGINQAVETNRDWGSTMKPITDYAPALEYDIYDSTASIVHDVPYNYPGTSTPVYNWDKSYFGNITLQYALQQSRNVPAVETLEKVGLDRAKTFLNGLGIDYPSIHYANAISSNTTESDKKYGASSEKMAAAYAAFANGGIYRKPMYINKIVFSDGSSKEFSDSGTRAMKETTAYMMTDMMKTVLAYGTGRGAYLPWLPQAGKTGTSNYTDDEIENYIKNTGYVAPDEMFVGYTRKYSMAVWTGYSNRLTPIVGDGFYVAAKVYRSMMTYLSEDDHPGDWTMPEGLYRGGEFVFKNGARSTWTTPAPQQAPTPESSSSTSESSTSQSSSTTPSTNTSTNNSTTTNPNNNTQQSNTTPGQQNQNPQPAQP; encoded by the coding sequence ATGAACAAACAAACTATCCTGCGAATAGCTAAATATATCAGTATCTGCTTCTTAACTGTATTTATCGCAGCTATTATGCTGGGCGGAGGTCTCTTTCTCTACTATGTTAGCAAGACTCCAGCCCTATCTGAAAGTAAACTAGTCGCTACAACGTCTAGTAAAATTTATGACAATAACGATGAACTCATCGCTGATCTTGGATCAGAACGTCGGGTCAATGCACAAGCAAACGAAATACCGACCGATTTGGTCAACGCTATTGTTTCGATTGAAGACCATCGCTTCTTTAATCACCGAGGAATCGATACTATCCGTATCCTAGGTGCTACCCTACGAAATCTTCGTGGTGGCGGAGGCCTTCAAGGAGCTTCAACTTTGACGCAGCAGTTGATCAAGTTAACCTATTTCTCTACGTCAACTTCTGACCAAACCCTTTCTCGTAAGGCTCAGGAAGCATGGCTCGCCGTCCAGCTAGAACAAAAAGCGACTAAACAAGAGATCTTGACCTACTACATCAACAAGGTTTACATGTCAAACGGGAACTACGGAATGCAAACGGCTTCTCAAAGTTACTATGGCAAAGACCTCAAAGATTTGAGTATCCCTCAATTGGCCCTCCTTGCCGGAATGCCTCAGGCTCCAAACCAGTATGATCCATACTCGCATCCGGAAGCCGCCCAAGAACGCCGTAATCTCGTCCTCTCTGAGATGAAGGGGCAAGGTTACATTACAGCCGAACAATATGAAAAAGCGATTAATACTCCGATTACAGATGGACTTCAAAGCCTAAAATCAGCTAACAGTTATCCTCCATACATGGATAATTACCTCAAAGAGGTGATTGACCAAGTTGAACAGGAAACAGGTTATAACCTTTTAACTACGGGTATGGAAGTCTACACAAACGTTGATTCTAAGGTTCAACAACGTCTCTGGGATATTTACAATACGGACGAGTATGTCAACTATCCAGATGATGAGTTACAGGTAGCCTCTACTATCGTTGATGTCACAAACGGGAAAGTCATTGCTCAGTTAGGTTCTCGTCACCAATCAAGCAATGTTTCCTTCGGAATCAACCAAGCTGTTGAGACCAACCGTGACTGGGGTTCTACCATGAAGCCAATCACAGACTATGCTCCTGCCTTGGAGTATGACATCTACGACTCAACTGCTTCGATTGTACATGATGTTCCTTACAACTATCCTGGAACCTCTACCCCTGTCTATAACTGGGATAAGAGTTACTTTGGAAACATAACACTCCAGTATGCTCTCCAGCAATCACGGAATGTGCCGGCTGTAGAAACGCTAGAGAAAGTAGGACTTGATCGTGCCAAGACGTTTCTAAATGGACTCGGTATTGACTACCCAAGCATACACTATGCTAATGCTATTTCAAGTAATACAACCGAATCTGACAAAAAGTATGGAGCAAGCAGCGAGAAGATGGCTGCGGCTTATGCTGCTTTTGCCAATGGCGGTATCTACCGCAAACCTATGTATATCAATAAGATTGTCTTTAGTGATGGCAGTTCAAAAGAATTCTCTGATTCTGGTACACGTGCTATGAAAGAAACGACAGCCTATATGATGACAGATATGATGAAAACCGTTTTGGCATACGGAACTGGTCGAGGAGCCTACCTCCCTTGGCTACCACAAGCTGGTAAAACTGGTACGTCAAACTATACAGATGATGAGATTGAAAACTACATTAAAAATACGGGTTATGTAGCTCCGGACGAAATGTTCGTTGGTTATACTCGTAAATATTCAATGGCCGTTTGGACTGGTTACTCGAACCGCCTTACTCCTATCGTTGGTGATGGCTTCTATGTTGCTGCTAAGGTTTACCGTTCGATGATGACTTATCTATCTGAAGATGATCATCCTGGTGACTGGACTATGCCAGAAGGACTCTACAGAGGTGGAGAATTTGTCTTTAAAAATGGTGCTCGTTCTACATGGACTACACCTGCTCCACAGCAAGCCCCAACACCTGAAAGTTCTAGCTCAACATCTGAGAGCTCGACTTCTCAGTCAAGCTCAACTACTCCAAGCACAAATACAAGCACAAATAATAGTACGACTACCAATCCTAACAATAATACGCAACAATCAAATACAACTCCTGGCCAACAAAACCAGAATCCGCAACCAGCACAACCATAA